One segment of Sphingomonas morindae DNA contains the following:
- a CDS encoding PilZ domain-containing protein: MGLRAELTVLDRESRRPVRLRGTIRHGQGPVDMEIHDLSTTGFRAETPAELRVGDHVAVGATAFGRTKAEVIWQQGTIYGFRFDRGISELDVRHARETPNVVIGDFGEAGPAPAGMALPAPLPGEVKLPVGTRLIVIFASTVACWAALGGVGRILYGVLAG, encoded by the coding sequence ATGGGTTTGCGGGCTGAACTGACAGTATTGGATCGCGAGAGCCGTCGCCCTGTCCGTCTGCGTGGCACCATCCGCCATGGCCAGGGTCCGGTGGACATGGAGATTCACGATCTCTCCACCACGGGCTTCCGGGCGGAAACGCCGGCGGAGCTGCGCGTGGGCGATCATGTCGCCGTGGGCGCCACCGCCTTTGGCCGCACCAAGGCCGAGGTGATCTGGCAGCAGGGCACGATCTACGGCTTCCGCTTCGATCGCGGCATCAGCGAGCTGGACGTGCGCCATGCGCGCGAGACGCCGAACGTGGTGATCGGCGATTTCGGCGAGGCGGGCCCGGCGCCCGCCGGCATGGCGCTGCCGGCGCCGCTGCCGGGCGAGGTCAAGCTGCCGGTGGGCACGCGCCTGATCGTCATCTTCGCGAGCACCGTCGCCTGCTGGGCGGCGCTCGGCGGGGTGGGCCGGATCCTGTACGGCGTGCTGGCGGGCTGA
- the upp gene encoding uracil phosphoribosyltransferase, with amino-acid sequence MEGLTIVRHPLVQHKLSLLRDRSTPTQMFRAVMRETATLLCYEVTRDLPTRPVRIETPLAPIEAAEIAGKKLVFVPILRAGLAMAEGMLDLVPAARVAHLGLYRDPATLQAVEYYFKAPEDIAARLVIVVDPMLATGHSAIAALDRLKAAGVTAPRFVCLLAARAGVEALRAAHPDVPIWTAAVDEVLNDHGYIVPGLGDAGDRTFGTR; translated from the coding sequence ATGGAAGGGCTGACAATCGTGCGCCACCCGCTGGTGCAGCACAAGCTTTCCCTGTTGCGGGACCGCTCGACCCCCACCCAGATGTTTCGCGCGGTGATGCGCGAGACCGCCACTTTGCTCTGTTACGAGGTGACGCGCGACCTGCCGACGCGCCCAGTGCGGATCGAAACGCCGCTGGCGCCGATCGAGGCGGCCGAGATCGCGGGCAAGAAGCTGGTGTTCGTCCCCATATTGCGCGCCGGCCTGGCCATGGCGGAGGGCATGCTCGATCTGGTGCCCGCCGCGCGCGTGGCGCATCTCGGCCTCTATCGCGATCCCGCGACGCTCCAGGCGGTCGAATATTATTTCAAGGCGCCGGAGGATATCGCGGCGCGGCTGGTGATCGTCGTCGATCCCATGCTCGCCACCGGCCACAGCGCGATCGCCGCGCTGGACCGGCTCAAGGCGGCGGGCGTGACGGCGCCGCGTTTCGTCTGCCTGCTCGCCGCGCGCGCGGGCGTGGAGGCGCTGCGCGCCGCCCATCCCGACGTGCCGATCTGGACGGCGGCGGTGGACGAAGTGCTGAACGATCATGGCTATATCGTGCCCGGCCTGGGCGATGCCGGCGACCGCACCTTCGGCACGCGCTGA